Proteins from one Pyrobaculum neutrophilum V24Sta genomic window:
- a CDS encoding glycosyltransferase, translated as MISVVVPTYNEAENIRELVERLHKALQNNYEVVVVDDGSPDGTAQIAASLAHSYPVVVITREGRLGLSSAVVEGARRAGGDVVVVMDADLQHPPELVPKLAEIAERGCLAVASRYVKGGGVRGWPLHRRVVSRGAVFLARLLLPEARAVHDPVSGFFAYSRECLAQIKPTGLYKILLDVLVQCRPRCVVEVPYVFGLRTRGRSKLGTRHVLDFLRQLFRLSRWRPLKFAAVGASGVFVAWAVLYALPLPPHLSVAAAIETSLTSNYILNRLWTFAGRKTPALTGWLRYHAATAVGNATNYITTLALHMLGAPLYVAYLAGVTLGFAANYALSEVVVFKYK; from the coding sequence ATGATATCTGTCGTTGTTCCAACGTACAACGAGGCGGAAAACATAAGAGAGCTTGTGGAGAGGTTGCACAAGGCGCTACAGAACAACTACGAGGTGGTCGTGGTGGACGACGGGAGCCCAGACGGCACGGCCCAGATAGCGGCAAGCCTGGCACACAGCTACCCAGTGGTAGTCATCACGAGGGAAGGCCGCCTGGGGCTGTCCTCCGCGGTGGTGGAGGGGGCTAGGCGCGCGGGCGGCGACGTCGTTGTCGTCATGGACGCGGACCTCCAGCATCCGCCCGAGCTAGTGCCTAAGCTGGCGGAGATCGCCGAGAGGGGCTGTCTGGCGGTGGCGTCGCGGTATGTGAAAGGCGGCGGGGTCAGAGGCTGGCCTCTCCATAGACGTGTCGTGTCTAGAGGCGCCGTCTTCCTGGCGAGGCTTCTACTGCCCGAGGCTAGGGCGGTCCACGACCCGGTTTCCGGCTTCTTCGCCTACAGCAGAGAGTGTCTAGCCCAGATAAAGCCCACCGGCCTCTACAAGATCTTGCTGGACGTCCTCGTCCAGTGCAGGCCGAGGTGCGTCGTGGAGGTGCCCTACGTCTTCGGCCTAAGGACGCGCGGCCGGTCGAAGCTGGGCACTAGACACGTGCTGGACTTCCTAAGGCAGCTGTTTAGGCTGAGCAGGTGGCGCCCCCTTAAGTTCGCCGCCGTGGGGGCAAGCGGCGTCTTTGTGGCTTGGGCGGTCCTCTACGCCTTACCACTGCCGCCCCACCTCTCAGTGGCCGCGGCCATAGAGACGTCCCTCACCTCAAACTACATACTGAACCGCCTCTGGACTTTCGCGGGGAGGAAGACGCCGGCGTTAACAGGCTGGCTGAGGTACCACGCGGCCACGGCGGTTGGAAACGCCACGAACTATATAACGACGCTGGCGCTCCACATGCTGGGCGCTCCCCTCTACGTCGCGTATCTAGCCGGCGTCACGCTGGGCTTCGCCGCCAACTACGCGCTTTCTGAGGTAGTAGTCTTCAAGTATAAATAG
- a CDS encoding MFS transporter — protein MLNLFLLVLLSRGVYALMWFYIAPLLPAMLRDYGVDPAYAGLLPAAFVVGAALMQLPASYLGARYGHNKVAGFGMVLFGVSSVLMALAPSWGWALAFRALGGVGAGLFFSTAGAVLVALSPSSVGSALGWYGASFNLGGFVGFYWGAVASVLGWRPALALPGLLSAALGVALVRHGAVKSRPSLEWRAAAYGLASFPFWGAVYAANNLAATWLHLYRGVGEWAAGAVSSASMLSGLLGGLTGRLYDAGGRGRSALLAAASTASIAFLAMPWAPLEAVPLLAFLYGLSFSTYMTGVYAASSRAAQNPASALAVINVTNMALGLHVSYLFSWLMAQSPDYPWLFLASLALASAVATYAVVVRAI, from the coding sequence ATGCTGAACTTATTTCTCCTCGTGCTACTGTCTAGGGGAGTGTATGCGTTGATGTGGTTCTACATAGCGCCTCTCCTCCCAGCCATGTTGAGGGACTACGGCGTTGATCCAGCCTATGCGGGGCTCCTCCCCGCCGCCTTCGTCGTGGGGGCCGCCTTGATGCAACTACCGGCGAGCTACTTAGGGGCTAGGTACGGCCACAACAAGGTAGCCGGCTTTGGCATGGTGCTGTTCGGCGTCTCTTCCGTGCTCATGGCCCTCGCCCCCAGCTGGGGCTGGGCTCTGGCCTTCAGAGCGCTGGGGGGAGTCGGCGCCGGCCTCTTCTTCTCCACCGCGGGCGCCGTCTTGGTGGCTCTAAGTCCAAGCTCGGTAGGCTCCGCCCTGGGTTGGTACGGCGCCTCCTTTAACCTGGGCGGCTTCGTAGGCTTCTACTGGGGGGCCGTCGCAAGCGTTCTTGGCTGGCGCCCCGCTCTTGCGCTTCCTGGGCTACTCTCAGCGGCGTTGGGCGTGGCACTTGTTAGACACGGCGCTGTTAAAAGCAGACCATCTCTCGAATGGAGGGCGGCGGCCTACGGCTTGGCGTCTTTCCCCTTCTGGGGGGCGGTCTACGCCGCGAACAACCTCGCCGCCACGTGGCTCCACCTCTACCGCGGCGTTGGGGAGTGGGCGGCGGGGGCAGTCTCCTCGGCCTCAATGCTGTCGGGGCTCCTGGGCGGGTTGACGGGCAGGCTCTACGACGCCGGCGGCAGAGGCCGGTCGGCCCTACTTGCGGCGGCTTCTACTGCGTCTATCGCGTTTCTGGCCATGCCCTGGGCTCCGCTGGAGGCGGTTCCGTTGCTCGCCTTCCTCTACGGCTTGTCCTTCTCGACGTATATGACCGGGGTCTATGCGGCGTCGTCTAGGGCTGCGCAGAACCCCGCTTCGGCTCTTGCGGTTATAAACGTCACAAACATGGCGCTTGGGCTCCACGTGAGCTACCTATTCAGCTGGCTTATGGCGCAGTCCCCGGACTACCCGTGGCTTTTCCTCGCCTCTCTCGCCCTGGCCTCGGCCGTTGCCACATACGCCGTGGTGGTAAGGGCTATATAG
- a CDS encoding nucleoside-diphosphate kinase, with product MPVEKTLVILKPDAVSRGLVGEIITRFEKAGLKIVAMKMVRATPEQMERFYPSSEDWYRSAGSKLLKAYQEIGVDPRLRIGTDDPAEAGRLIKGRLVKYMTSGPIVVLVLKGNRAVEVVRKLVGPTSPHAAPPGTIRGDYSIDSPDLAAEEDRVVYNLVHASDSPAEAEREIKFWFREEEILD from the coding sequence ATGCCTGTGGAGAAAACACTGGTTATACTCAAGCCAGACGCGGTGTCTAGAGGCCTCGTGGGCGAGATAATTACGAGGTTCGAAAAGGCGGGTCTCAAGATCGTCGCGATGAAGATGGTTAGGGCTACCCCAGAACAGATGGAGAGGTTCTACCCCTCCAGCGAGGATTGGTACAGATCGGCGGGCTCTAAGCTCCTTAAGGCCTATCAGGAGATAGGCGTCGACCCAAGGCTGAGGATTGGAACCGATGACCCAGCCGAGGCCGGCAGACTCATAAAGGGAAGACTCGTGAAGTACATGACGTCGGGGCCCATAGTTGTTCTAGTGCTGAAGGGGAATAGAGCTGTGGAGGTCGTGAGGAAGCTCGTTGGGCCGACCTCCCCCCATGCGGCGCCGCCTGGCACAATAAGAGGCGACTACTCGATAGACTCTCCTGACCTCGCCGCAGAGGAGGACAGAGTTGTCTATAACCTAGTTCACGCCTCGGACAGCCCCGCCGAGGCGGAGCGGGAGATAAAGTTCTGGTTTAGGGAAGAGGAGATCCTAGACTAG
- the hisS gene encoding histidine--tRNA ligase, producing MSGLPEHLRRPPRGMRDWLPPQLYALIEMEERLSKVAESFGYRRVETPVVEHFEVLAKKAGQEVVNEIYYFKDKAGRDVGLRFDMTVPVARVISYNLDLPRPVRWYYFTKVFRYDEPQHGRYREFHQFGIELVGSASPRADAEVIQVFIEALEAAGARDYVVKINDRRAVDKLLESLGVLQHRDVIYRALDKKYKLPREQVVDIMTNGGVPIDKAERIYDASEEMTLEEAVDAVLRLDAGLGSFYQKLVGYLATAVPVDRLRFDMSIVRGLDYYTGVVFEAYVGKYRLAVGGGGRYDDLLELYSGVKMPALGFAIGVERLMEAVGLERVEKPLDYYIYIFDDGAYPHAVALAKKLRAAGHSVAIELGEKNLKDAFEYILKVGTKYLIIMGRRELERGVVKIRDLQRREEFEKPLAEF from the coding sequence ATGAGCGGTCTGCCGGAGCACCTGAGGCGGCCGCCCCGGGGGATGCGGGACTGGCTACCGCCCCAGCTGTACGCCTTAATTGAGATGGAGGAGAGGCTGTCAAAGGTGGCCGAGTCGTTCGGCTACAGGCGCGTGGAGACGCCGGTGGTTGAACATTTCGAGGTGCTCGCAAAGAAGGCCGGGCAGGAGGTGGTCAACGAGATCTACTACTTCAAAGACAAGGCTGGGAGAGACGTCGGCTTGAGGTTCGATATGACGGTGCCCGTGGCCCGCGTCATATCGTATAACCTCGATCTACCGCGCCCCGTCAGGTGGTACTACTTCACCAAGGTCTTCCGCTACGACGAGCCTCAACACGGCAGATACAGGGAGTTCCACCAGTTTGGCATTGAGCTGGTGGGGTCGGCGAGCCCCAGGGCAGACGCTGAGGTTATACAGGTGTTTATAGAGGCCCTGGAGGCGGCGGGCGCGAGGGACTACGTGGTTAAGATAAACGACAGACGAGCTGTGGACAAGTTGTTGGAGAGCCTCGGGGTTCTGCAACACAGAGACGTCATATACAGGGCGTTGGACAAGAAGTACAAGCTCCCCAGGGAGCAGGTCGTAGACATTATGACAAACGGCGGCGTCCCCATCGACAAGGCCGAGAGGATATACGACGCCTCTGAGGAGATGACGCTTGAGGAGGCCGTAGACGCCGTATTGAGGCTAGACGCCGGCTTGGGGTCGTTCTACCAAAAGTTGGTGGGCTACCTCGCAACCGCTGTTCCTGTTGATAGGCTGAGGTTCGACATGTCGATTGTCAGAGGCCTAGACTACTACACGGGGGTGGTTTTCGAGGCCTACGTCGGAAAATACCGCCTGGCGGTAGGCGGCGGCGGCCGCTACGACGACCTACTGGAGCTCTACAGCGGCGTCAAGATGCCAGCTCTTGGCTTCGCAATCGGCGTAGAGAGGCTTATGGAGGCGGTGGGCCTCGAGCGGGTCGAGAAGCCGCTGGACTACTACATATATATCTTCGACGACGGCGCATATCCCCACGCCGTTGCGTTGGCGAAAAAGCTCCGCGCGGCTGGCCACAGCGTAGCCATAGAGCTCGGCGAGAAGAACCTAAAAGACGCGTTTGAGTACATCCTGAAGGTCGGGACCAAGTACCTCATCATCATGGGGAGGAGGGAGCTTGAGCGGGGGGTCGTGAAGATACGCGATCTACAGAGGCGCGAGGAGTTCGAGAAGCCGCTGGCAGAGTTCTAG
- a CDS encoding saccharopine dehydrogenase C-terminal domain-containing protein, with protein MRVLLLGCGNIGRYIYEKLSARHEVVAVDKAKACPAAVPQDALEIPLGSYDLVVNALPGGVAYKASRRAVEAGIDTIDVSYYGEDPFTLQDVAAKSGARYVPDAGVAPGLSNMLAGRLVAELGYLDELGIYVGGIPEKPVGPLGYSITWSPTDLIEEYVRPARVIRGGRVETVDPLREVERVESPMGPLEAFYTDGLRTLLRTLADRASLMYEKTLRWPGHVEKIRLLKELGFLDEAGEPPPRLITARLLSRLRFNVPDVVYMKVVGAKGARRVQYEVLVRPRGGWSAMQIAAGGVAVATTYVIKELEPGVTPPEHIGMSNKLFPRLLAYIKQEGVTAVQEVVERAEL; from the coding sequence GTGAGGGTGCTGTTGCTGGGCTGTGGCAACATAGGGAGATACATCTACGAGAAGCTGTCTGCGAGACACGAGGTCGTGGCGGTGGACAAGGCGAAGGCTTGCCCGGCGGCGGTTCCACAAGACGCGTTGGAGATCCCGCTGGGGTCGTACGACCTCGTAGTTAACGCGTTGCCCGGCGGCGTTGCTTACAAGGCCTCCCGGAGAGCCGTGGAGGCGGGTATCGATACCATAGACGTTTCGTACTATGGGGAAGACCCCTTCACGCTTCAAGATGTGGCGGCCAAGTCTGGAGCCCGGTATGTGCCAGACGCGGGGGTTGCGCCAGGGTTAAGCAACATGTTGGCGGGCAGGCTAGTCGCAGAGCTGGGGTATTTAGACGAGCTGGGGATATACGTCGGCGGCATCCCGGAGAAGCCGGTGGGGCCCCTAGGCTACTCTATAACGTGGAGCCCCACCGACCTCATAGAGGAGTACGTTAGGCCGGCGCGCGTCATACGAGGTGGGAGAGTTGAGACTGTGGATCCTCTTAGGGAAGTGGAGCGCGTGGAGTCGCCCATGGGCCCCCTCGAGGCCTTCTACACAGACGGCCTCCGCACGCTCCTGAGGACGCTTGCCGACAGGGCCTCGCTCATGTACGAAAAAACGCTAAGGTGGCCCGGCCACGTGGAGAAGATACGCCTCCTCAAGGAGCTCGGCTTCCTAGACGAGGCTGGGGAGCCGCCCCCGCGCTTAATCACGGCGAGGTTGCTGTCGCGGCTTAGGTTCAACGTTCCAGACGTCGTGTACATGAAGGTGGTTGGGGCAAAAGGAGCGAGGAGAGTTCAGTACGAGGTGTTGGTAAGGCCGAGAGGCGGTTGGTCCGCGATGCAGATAGCCGCCGGCGGCGTGGCGGTCGCAACGACCTACGTAATAAAGGAGCTGGAGCCGGGGGTGACGCCGCCGGAGCACATCGGCATGTCTAACAAGCTCTTTCCAAGGCTTCTAGCTTATATCAAGCAGGAGGGCGTCACGGCGGTCCAGGAGGTCGTAGAGAGGGCGGAGCTATGA
- a CDS encoding proton-conducting transporter membrane subunit, translating into MMELTYLAVAAILLSPLALRGGGRHIAAAISLALLALSAYGGATAALVIVAVALTLALDWRWGTLGVALAMSAVGAALAMYAYYSSASPLYALLGLFLTTAAVYGLLAMEKTRENVEGAVKYLVFSGVGKLLIVLGLLYPTDWGLYLATLGFMFELGIFPFHAWVVDAYATGSPRGLAALTAFSKVAALYLLLSVFNRVGGPTAVGEMLLAISLLSMFVANVAGLTARTIGRLMAYSSIAHMSYALTAVAMVWWLGPKNAEVFGARDTAQLAALVVVLEALASGLAKAGIFGHMGSPTADVAPPRKSLLNVVNALSLLGAPPLLGFWPKLLLILLALTYGTPQALAVALWVVINSVLATPYYFRAVKIMLDTPGPPAENATSTYTAALSIALGLAAPVAAWLFVV; encoded by the coding sequence ATGATGGAGCTGACGTATCTAGCGGTTGCCGCCATACTTCTCTCGCCGCTTGCGCTACGGGGCGGAGGTAGGCACATAGCGGCGGCCATATCTCTGGCGCTTCTCGCCCTGTCTGCCTACGGCGGTGCAACGGCGGCTTTGGTCATAGTAGCGGTGGCGCTAACCCTGGCCCTAGATTGGCGGTGGGGGACGTTGGGCGTAGCGCTTGCGATGTCTGCTGTTGGTGCGGCGCTTGCGATGTATGCCTACTACAGCTCGGCATCTCCCCTCTATGCGTTGCTCGGCCTATTTCTAACAACCGCGGCTGTCTACGGTCTTTTGGCCATGGAGAAGACGAGGGAAAACGTCGAGGGGGCCGTGAAATACCTAGTCTTCTCCGGCGTGGGGAAGTTATTAATAGTCCTCGGACTCCTCTATCCCACCGACTGGGGCCTCTACTTGGCCACCCTGGGGTTCATGTTTGAGCTGGGTATCTTCCCATTCCACGCATGGGTGGTAGACGCCTACGCCACCGGCTCTCCTCGGGGATTAGCCGCGTTGACCGCCTTCAGCAAGGTGGCCGCCCTCTACCTCCTCCTTTCAGTTTTCAACCGCGTTGGAGGCCCTACCGCGGTGGGGGAAATGCTTTTGGCGATCTCGCTCCTCTCCATGTTTGTCGCCAACGTCGCAGGCCTCACCGCAAGGACGATAGGCCGCCTAATGGCCTACTCCTCTATTGCCCATATGTCGTACGCCCTCACGGCGGTGGCCATGGTCTGGTGGCTGGGGCCGAAAAACGCCGAGGTCTTTGGGGCTAGAGACACGGCGCAGCTGGCCGCCCTAGTGGTCGTGTTGGAGGCCCTGGCCTCGGGCCTGGCTAAGGCCGGCATATTTGGCCATATGGGGTCCCCCACTGCGGACGTGGCGCCCCCGAGGAAAAGCCTACTAAACGTTGTGAACGCCCTATCTCTACTGGGGGCGCCGCCGCTCCTCGGCTTTTGGCCAAAGCTACTGCTAATCCTCTTGGCGCTGACCTACGGCACTCCCCAGGCGCTTGCAGTGGCCCTCTGGGTGGTTATAAACAGCGTGTTGGCGACGCCGTACTACTTCAGAGCGGTTAAGATAATGCTCGACACGCCGGGCCCCCCTGCGGAAAACGCCACATCGACTTACACGGCGGCGCTATCCATAGCACTAGGCCTGGCGGCCCCCGTAGCGGCTTGGCTCTTCGTTGTCTAA
- a CDS encoding RAD55 family ATPase, which yields MDLRRVFAERVSFVYGASGSGKTVLVSKVAFDFAKEGRRVVWVTFNEGKDTLYETWKSFGWRAEDVVVFDYPFVPQYRETLFNQVVDLAYKERADVFVVDGIEAIVFDRASADALTKIGLYSVIGIEAKYNPLADIADVIVKMEARYTDHGTIRRIKIEKARGIEVLKPIYYLAILPTGPVVLTNEFTPTAEVRTVPPPGLLGHLVREIPLGAQIAVYGPHQRLTAAVVDSLNAVAYVHKPHQLGYFKKARPRLVSLAEHRRLEHYAQKVVSTYVITLDAEEVPRWFRKFREPRHVWIDVYTSVPDLTGYDYVFYVDVEKIRVERSPDPVTQQEIRLQ from the coding sequence GTGGACTTGAGGAGAGTTTTTGCCGAGAGGGTATCCTTTGTCTACGGCGCAAGCGGCTCCGGGAAGACGGTGCTTGTCTCGAAGGTAGCTTTCGACTTCGCTAAGGAGGGGAGGAGGGTTGTCTGGGTTACCTTCAACGAGGGGAAGGACACCCTGTATGAGACCTGGAAGAGCTTTGGGTGGAGGGCGGAGGACGTGGTGGTGTTTGACTACCCCTTCGTCCCCCAGTACAGGGAGACCCTTTTTAACCAGGTGGTAGATCTGGCCTACAAGGAGAGGGCAGACGTCTTCGTCGTAGACGGGATAGAGGCTATAGTGTTCGACAGAGCCTCCGCAGACGCCTTGACCAAGATAGGGCTTTACAGCGTGATAGGTATCGAGGCCAAGTACAACCCCCTGGCCGACATAGCCGACGTGATAGTAAAAATGGAGGCGAGGTACACGGACCACGGCACCATAAGGCGCATCAAGATCGAGAAGGCGAGGGGGATAGAGGTGCTGAAGCCCATCTACTACCTGGCCATACTCCCCACAGGTCCTGTGGTTCTCACCAACGAGTTCACGCCTACCGCCGAGGTCAGAACCGTGCCCCCGCCTGGCCTCCTGGGTCATCTAGTGAGGGAGATCCCCCTTGGGGCCCAGATCGCCGTATATGGGCCGCATCAGAGGCTCACCGCGGCTGTGGTAGATAGCTTAAACGCCGTGGCGTACGTCCACAAGCCTCACCAGCTCGGGTATTTCAAGAAGGCGAGGCCGCGCCTCGTCTCACTTGCTGAACATAGGAGGCTGGAGCACTACGCCCAGAAGGTTGTCTCCACCTACGTGATTACTCTAGACGCCGAGGAGGTCCCGCGGTGGTTTAGGAAGTTTAGAGAGCCTAGACACGTGTGGATAGACGTGTACACGTCTGTACCCGACCTAACGGGCTACGACTACGTATTTTATGTAGATGTTGAGAAGATCAGAGTAGAGCGCTCCCCCGACCCTGTCACACAACAGGAGATCCGCCTACAGTAG
- a CDS encoding NADH-quinone oxidoreductase subunit L, translated as MEVVLLTIFIPLLASVISLFSSSEKFKSWIVTLSAFVSALLATHLFFSAPHGTYGVNWIEAVGARIEVRLDGFSLPMGLLVTWLIAAISLYSVKYMEGDYRPGWYWFFFGFFATSMLVVVYADNLWLLLAGWEGVGLASWALIGHWYRDEQDKWVGKEERVLGVPYWWTPSKAGLRAILTVRLGDSFFLTAMAIFYVATGTASLTGLLSAEGLKALGVIPLIFFAMGPLTKSAQFPFHEWLLTAMTGPTSVSALIHAATMVKAGVYVLIITTPIFLHVAGSSLYFWVLTALGVATALVATLIALTSVEFKLVLAGSTAANLGVIAAAAGAAGLLAHHGGHELELLLTYAFLHIVGHAVSKASLFMGFGAVIHEAGTRFIGEVGRLGRHMRITAAAMALSTLSLVGIPPLLGYVTKELALENVFELGLVALAPALYLLLFLTPIYGLRLFGLTFLHGREAEEVHEAPALMWIPYAALAAATAALGGYFAAVGKFPPLSAALFATLAGFVVGVALYVVAPGVRSEALRPLWEVAYRRFYLPILYDGVFPYVYTAAAKAVYVVFDKALFDGIYHVVLPGLFKAASGGLRRLATGNISTYVLYAVVGILLTLVLLAAL; from the coding sequence ATGGAGGTAGTGCTACTTACGATTTTCATCCCGTTGCTTGCGTCGGTAATTTCGCTGTTTAGCTCCTCGGAGAAGTTCAAATCGTGGATCGTGACTCTAAGCGCCTTCGTATCGGCGCTTTTGGCGACCCACCTCTTCTTCTCAGCCCCCCATGGCACATATGGAGTGAACTGGATAGAGGCGGTCGGGGCGAGGATAGAGGTTAGGCTAGACGGCTTCAGCCTCCCCATGGGCCTCCTCGTGACCTGGCTCATAGCCGCCATCTCTCTCTACTCTGTCAAATACATGGAGGGAGACTACAGGCCGGGGTGGTACTGGTTCTTCTTCGGCTTCTTCGCCACGTCGATGTTGGTAGTGGTATATGCAGACAATCTGTGGCTCCTCCTGGCGGGCTGGGAGGGGGTTGGGCTCGCCTCCTGGGCGTTGATAGGCCACTGGTACCGCGACGAGCAGGACAAGTGGGTTGGAAAAGAGGAGAGGGTGCTGGGGGTGCCCTACTGGTGGACGCCGAGCAAGGCGGGCCTCCGCGCCATATTGACCGTCCGCCTAGGCGACTCCTTCTTCCTCACGGCCATGGCCATATTCTACGTCGCCACAGGCACCGCCTCGTTGACAGGCCTGCTCTCCGCAGAAGGCCTAAAGGCGCTGGGGGTTATCCCGCTGATATTCTTCGCCATGGGGCCGTTGACCAAAAGCGCACAGTTCCCCTTCCACGAGTGGTTGCTCACGGCTATGACGGGACCCACCAGCGTGTCAGCCCTTATACACGCCGCCACCATGGTCAAGGCGGGGGTCTACGTGTTGATTATAACAACGCCCATCTTCCTCCACGTGGCCGGCTCCTCCCTCTACTTCTGGGTTCTGACGGCACTCGGGGTGGCCACGGCCCTTGTGGCTACACTCATCGCGTTGACCTCGGTAGAGTTTAAGCTGGTGCTCGCCGGCTCCACAGCTGCCAACCTAGGCGTCATAGCGGCGGCCGCGGGGGCCGCCGGCCTTCTGGCGCACCACGGGGGACACGAGCTCGAGCTCCTGCTTACCTACGCCTTCCTCCACATAGTAGGACACGCCGTATCTAAGGCATCCCTCTTCATGGGATTCGGCGCAGTTATACACGAAGCTGGAACCAGATTCATAGGCGAAGTTGGAAGGCTTGGGCGCCATATGAGGATAACAGCCGCCGCGATGGCCCTCTCCACCTTGAGCCTCGTTGGAATTCCGCCCCTCCTAGGCTACGTCACGAAAGAGCTCGCCCTAGAAAACGTATTCGAGCTAGGCCTAGTTGCATTGGCGCCGGCGCTCTACCTACTGCTCTTCCTCACGCCTATCTACGGACTACGCCTGTTTGGCCTAACCTTCCTCCATGGCAGAGAGGCCGAGGAGGTCCACGAAGCCCCAGCGCTTATGTGGATCCCATACGCCGCGCTGGCGGCGGCCACGGCGGCGCTGGGGGGCTACTTCGCCGCCGTTGGTAAGTTCCCGCCTCTATCTGCCGCCCTCTTTGCCACATTGGCGGGCTTTGTCGTTGGCGTTGCGCTCTACGTGGTGGCGCCCGGCGTTAGATCTGAAGCGCTGAGGCCGCTCTGGGAGGTTGCATATAGGAGGTTCTACCTGCCCATTCTCTACGACGGAGTATTCCCATATGTCTACACAGCCGCCGCGAAGGCCGTCTACGTTGTGTTCGATAAAGCGCTGTTTGACGGGATTTACCACGTCGTTTTGCCAGGCTTGTTCAAGGCCGCCTCGGGAGGTCTGAGGAGGCTTGCGACGGGCAACATAAGCACCTACGTCCTATACGCCGTAGTTGGAATACTTCTGACGTTGGTTCTGCTGGCCGCGCTATGA
- a CDS encoding carbamate kinase, translated as MLVVVALGGNAFSRPGEPVSQEGHMRNVATAAQVVARIVKEGHRAVVTHGNGPQVGYFAELQKGREAFGLDALNAVTQGLLGYLIAQAIDKLLGAGMTAALVTRVEVDCRDPSAATPTKPIGPLYPEEAARELEARFGWRFAADPRGGWRRVVPSPTPVKVVEVDAIRRLVDAGFVVVAAGGGGVPICGGAGVEGVVDKDLTSSLLAVELGADLFMVLTDVDGIYLNYRRPGQRRLGVVAADELERYMSEGHFPPGSMGPKVRAVVDFVKRTGKRAAVGALEEGYEVFKGLRGTQVVP; from the coding sequence ATGCTCGTCGTTGTGGCACTTGGCGGCAACGCCTTCAGCAGGCCGGGGGAGCCGGTGAGCCAGGAGGGACACATGAGAAACGTGGCGACTGCGGCGCAGGTAGTGGCGAGGATAGTGAAGGAGGGACACAGGGCGGTGGTTACACACGGCAACGGCCCCCAGGTGGGGTACTTCGCGGAGCTTCAGAAGGGGCGGGAGGCCTTTGGGCTAGATGCTCTAAATGCTGTAACGCAGGGCCTCCTCGGCTACCTCATAGCGCAAGCTATAGACAAGCTCCTGGGCGCCGGCATGACGGCGGCCTTGGTAACCAGGGTGGAGGTGGACTGCCGAGACCCCTCCGCCGCAACGCCGACAAAGCCGATCGGCCCCCTCTACCCAGAGGAGGCCGCTAGGGAGCTGGAGGCTAGGTTCGGGTGGCGGTTCGCCGCAGATCCAAGAGGGGGGTGGCGCCGCGTGGTGCCCTCGCCCACGCCGGTGAAGGTGGTCGAGGTAGACGCCATAAGGAGGCTTGTGGACGCCGGGTTCGTGGTCGTCGCCGCCGGCGGGGGCGGCGTCCCTATCTGCGGCGGGGCTGGAGTTGAGGGGGTGGTGGACAAGGATCTCACCTCTTCCCTCCTCGCCGTTGAGCTGGGCGCCGATTTGTTCATGGTGCTTACTGACGTAGATGGTATATACCTCAACTACAGGAGGCCCGGCCAGAGGCGGCTTGGGGTGGTGGCCGCAGACGAGCTGGAGCGCTACATGTCCGAGGGCCACTTCCCGCCAGGCTCCATGGGGCCTAAGGTGAGGGCCGTGGTGGACTTCGTGAAAAGGACCGGAAAGAGGGCGGCTGTGGGGGCTCTGGAGGAGGGGTACGAGGTGTTTAAAGGCCTTAGGGGGACGCAGGTGGTGCCCTAG